CGGCCGCCAGGCCGATGCTCTCGCCCAGCGTCGGATGCGGGTGGATGGTCTTGCCGATGTCCACCGCGTCGGCGCCCATCTCGATGGCGAGACCGATCTCGCCGATCATGTCGCCCGCGTGCGTGCCCACGATGCCGCCGCCCAGGATGCGGCCATGGCCGTGCGCCTCGGGCGAATCGTCGAACAGCAGCTTGGTGAAGCCTTCGTCGCGGCCATTGGCGATGGCGCGCCCCGAGGCCGTCCAGGGGAACAGGCCCTTCTTGACCTTGATGCCCTGGGCCTTGGCCTGGTCTTCGGTGAGGCCCACCCAGGCCACCTCGGGGTCGGTGTAGGCCACGCTCGGGATCACACGTGCGTTGAACGCCGCCGCGGCGAGGTCGGGCTTGCCCTGCAGTTCGCCCGCGATCACCTCGGCCGCCACGTGGCCCTCGTGCACCGCCTTGTGCGCCAGCATGGGCTGGCCCACGATGTCGCCGATGGCGAAGATGTGCGGCACGTTGGTGCGCATCTGCACGTCGACCTCGATGAAGCCGCGCTCGGTCACGGCCACGCCCGCGGCCTCGGCGCCGATCTTCTTGCCGTTGGGGCTGCGGCCCACGGCCTGGAGCACCAGGTCGTAGGTCTGCGGCGCGGGCGCGTTCTCGCCCTCGAACGTCACCTCGATGCCCGCCGGCGTGGCCTTGGCCGCCACCGTCTTGGTCTTGAGCATCACGTTGTCGAAACGCGGCGCGTTCATCTTCTGCCAGACCTTCACGAGGTCGCGGTCGGCGCCCTGCATCAGGCCGTCCATCATCTCCACCACGTCCAGGCGCGCGCCCAGCGTGCTGTAGACCGTGCCCATCTCGAGGCCGATGATGCCGCCGCCCAGGATCAGCATGCGCTTGGGCACGCCAGCGAGGCCGAGCGCTCCGGTGCTGTCGACCACGCGCGGGTCCTGCGGCATGAAAGGCAGGCGCACCGCCTGCGAGCCGGCCGCGATGATGGCCTTCTTGAAGCCCACCACCTGTTTCGCGCCGGTCTTGTCCTGGCCCTTGCCCTCGGTGAGCTCCACGCCCAGGTGGTTGGGGCCCACGAAGCTGCCATAGCCGCGCAGCACCGTGACCTTGCGCATCTTGGCCATGGCATTGAGGCCGCCAGTGAGCTTGCCGATCACCTTTTCCTTGTGGCCGCGCAGCTTCTCGATGTTGACCACCGGCCGGCCGTACTCGACGCCGAGGTCCGCCATGTGGCTCACCTCGTCCATCACCGCGGCCACGTGCAGCAGCGCCTTCGAGGGGATGCAGCCCACGTTGAGACAGACGCCGCCGAGCGTGGCGTAGCGCTCCACCAGCACGACCTTGAGGCCGAGGTCGGCGGCGCGGAACGCGGCCGAGTAACCGCCCGGGCCGCCGCCGAGCACGAGCACGTCGCACTCGAGGTCGGTGGCGCCGCCATAGGCCGCAGACGCGGGCGGCGCCGAGCGCACGGCCGGGGCCGCTGCCGTGGCGGGCGCGGGGGAAGCCGCAGCTGCAGCCGGGGCCGGCGCGGGGGCCGCGGCAGCGCCGTCGGCCTCGAGCGTGAGCACCACGCTGCCCTGCTTGACCTTGTCGCCCAGCTTGACCTTGAGTTCCTTCACCACGCCCGCGGCGGACGAGGGAATCTCCATCGAGGCCTTGTCGCTCTCGACCGTGATCAGGCTTTGTTCGGCCTTGACGGTGTCGCCCGGCTTGACCAGCAACTCGATCACCGCCACTTCGTCGAAGTCGCCGATGTCGGGGACCTGGATATCGATGAGTGCCATCTCGGGCTCCTTACAGCAGCACGCGACGGAAGTCGCTCAGCACCTGGCCCAGGTACGCGTTGAAGCGCGCGGCCGAGGCACCGTCGATCACGCGGTGGTCCCAGGTGAGCGACAGCGGCAGCATCAGGCGCGGCTGGAAGGCCTTGCCGTCCCACACGGGCTCCATCTGGCTCTTGCACACACCCAGGATGGCCACCTCGGGCGCGTTGATGATGGGCGTGAAGTAGCGTCCGCCAATGCCGCCCAGGCTGGAGATGGTGAAGGTCGCGCCGCTCATGTCGGCCGGCGAGAGCTTGCCCTCGCGCGCCTTCTTGGCGAGCTCGCCCATTTCCTGGCTGATCTGCAGCACGCCTTTCTTGTCGGCGTCCTTGAGCACCGGCACCACCAGGCCGTTGGGCGTATCGGCCGCGAAGCCGATGTGCCAGTAGTTCTTGAGCACCAGCGCATCGCCGTCGAGCGAGCTGTTGAACTCGGGAAACTTCTTGAGCGCGGCCACGCTGGCCTTGATCAGGAAAGCGAGCATGGTGACCTTGATGCCGGCCTTCTCGTTTTCCTTGTTGAGCTGCACGCGGAAGGCTTCGAGGTCGGTGATGTCGGCGTCGTCGTGGTTGGTGACGGCCGGGATCACGATGGCGTTGCGCGTGAGGTTGGCGCCGCTGATCTTCTTGATGCGGCTCAGCTCCTTGCGCTCGATCGGGCCGAACTTGGCGAAGTCGACCTTGGGCCAGGGCAGCAGGTCGAGACCCACACCCGTGCCGCCGCCGACAGCCGGGGCCTTGGCGGCCTGGGCCTGCGTCTGCACCGCACCGGCCATCACGGCCTTGGTGAAGTTCTGCACGTCGTCGAGCGTGATGCGGCCCTTGGGCCCGCTGCCCTTGACCTCGGCCAGCGGCACGCCGAGCTCGCGCGCGAACTTGCGCACCGAGGGCGAGGCGTGCGGCAGGCCCACGGGCGGCACCGTGGGGTTGTGCGCGGCCGGCGCGGGGGCCGGGGCGCTCGCGGTGGCAGGCGCGGCCACGGCGGCGGGCGCCGAAGCCGCCGGCGCGGGCGCTGCCGCGGTGGCGGGCGCGGCCGCCGGGGCCGGCGAAGACGCCGGCGCGGCACCACCGCCTTCGACGATCGCCAGCAGGTCGCCGATGTTGACCTTGTCGCCGACCTTGACCTTGAGCTCCTTGAGCTTGCCGGCCGCCGACGACGGGATCTCCATCGAGGCCTTGTCGCTCTCGACCGTGATCAGGCTCTGCTCGACCTTGATGGTGTCGCCGGGCTTCACGAGCACCTCGATCACCGCCACGTCCTTGAAGTCGCCGATGTCGGGCACGCGCACCTCCACCGGGCCGCTGGCGGCCGGGGCCGGTGCGGCGGCGGCCGGGGCTGCAACGGCTGCCGCCGCGGGCGCTGCCGCAGGGGCCGCAGCAGGGGCCGCCGCAGGCGCCGTCGCCTGGGCGGCGCCCTCGGCCTCGAGCAGCACCACCACCGAGCCCTCTTT
This is a stretch of genomic DNA from Hydrogenophaga crocea. It encodes these proteins:
- the lpdA gene encoding dihydrolipoyl dehydrogenase; translation: MALIDIQVPDIGDFDEVAVIELLVKPGDTVKAEQSLITVESDKASMEIPSSAAGVVKELKVKLGDKVKQGSVVLTLEADGAAAAPAPAPAAAAASPAPATAAAPAVRSAPPASAAYGGATDLECDVLVLGGGPGGYSAAFRAADLGLKVVLVERYATLGGVCLNVGCIPSKALLHVAAVMDEVSHMADLGVEYGRPVVNIEKLRGHKEKVIGKLTGGLNAMAKMRKVTVLRGYGSFVGPNHLGVELTEGKGQDKTGAKQVVGFKKAIIAAGSQAVRLPFMPQDPRVVDSTGALGLAGVPKRMLILGGGIIGLEMGTVYSTLGARLDVVEMMDGLMQGADRDLVKVWQKMNAPRFDNVMLKTKTVAAKATPAGIEVTFEGENAPAPQTYDLVLQAVGRSPNGKKIGAEAAGVAVTERGFIEVDVQMRTNVPHIFAIGDIVGQPMLAHKAVHEGHVAAEVIAGELQGKPDLAAAAFNARVIPSVAYTDPEVAWVGLTEDQAKAQGIKVKKGLFPWTASGRAIANGRDEGFTKLLFDDSPEAHGHGRILGGGIVGTHAGDMIGEIGLAIEMGADAVDIGKTIHPHPTLGESIGLAAEVAHGSCTDVPPQRR
- the aceF gene encoding dihydrolipoyllysine-residue acetyltransferase translates to MASIEVKVPDIGDFDEVAVIELLVKPGDTVKAEQSLITVESDKASMEIPSSHAGVVKELRVKLGDKVKEGSVVVLLEAEGAAQATAPAAAPAAAPAAAPAAAAVAAPAAAAPAPAASGPVEVRVPDIGDFKDVAVIEVLVKPGDTIKVEQSLITVESDKASMEIPSSAAGKLKELKVKVGDKVNIGDLLAIVEGGGAAPASSPAPAAAPATAAAPAPAASAPAAVAAPATASAPAPAPAAHNPTVPPVGLPHASPSVRKFARELGVPLAEVKGSGPKGRITLDDVQNFTKAVMAGAVQTQAQAAKAPAVGGGTGVGLDLLPWPKVDFAKFGPIERKELSRIKKISGANLTRNAIVIPAVTNHDDADITDLEAFRVQLNKENEKAGIKVTMLAFLIKASVAALKKFPEFNSSLDGDALVLKNYWHIGFAADTPNGLVVPVLKDADKKGVLQISQEMGELAKKAREGKLSPADMSGATFTISSLGGIGGRYFTPIINAPEVAILGVCKSQMEPVWDGKAFQPRLMLPLSLTWDHRVIDGASAARFNAYLGQVLSDFRRVLL